The Mastacembelus armatus chromosome 9, fMasArm1.2, whole genome shotgun sequence genome contains a region encoding:
- the ccnh gene encoding cyclin-H, with the protein MFHNSSQRKYWIFKSEDEVEHMRYKANQKFRYKMLESGKAGLTESMFLERHEEDILFRHYEKRLLDFCSAFKPVMPKSVVGTAIMYFRRFYLNNSIMEYHPRIIMLTCAYLSCKVDEFNVSSTQFVGNLVQETPAGQERVLEQILEYELLLIQQLNFHLVVHNPYRPMEGLLIDLKTRYPTLENPESLRKSADDFLTQATMTDAGLLFPPSQIALTAILNSASRAGLNMESYVTECLGLKEDKEALSKMYEAMRRMKTLLKKYELPKPEEVNVYKQRLEKIHAEFGNPSNKRKRGYQEDGHVAKEPRLTEEEWTDEDLI; encoded by the exons ATGTTCCACAACAGCTCGCAGAGAAAATACTGGATTTTTAAAAGTGAGGACGAAGTTGAGCACATGAGGTACAAAGCTAATCAGAAGTTCCGCTACAAGATGCTGGAGAGTGGGAAG GCTGGACTGACTGAGTCCATGTTCTTGGAGCGCCATGAAGAGGACATTTTATTCAGACACTATGAGAAGAGGCTGCTGGATTTCTGCAGCGCTTTTAAGCCTGTGATGCCAAAGTCTGTAGTG GGTACAGCCATCATGTACTTCAGGAGGTTCTACCTGAACAACTCCATCATGGAGTACCACCCTAGGATCATCAT GCTGACGTGTGCATACTTATCCTGTAAAGTGGATGAATTCAACGTGTCCAGCACCCAGTTTGTGGGCAACCTCGTGCAGGAGACCCCAGCAGGGCAGGAAAGGGTTCTGGAGCAAATCCTGGAATATGAGCTGCTGCTAATCCAACAGCTCAATTTCCACCTTGTGGTCCACAACCCCTACAGACCCATGGAGGGACTGCTCATCGACCTCAAG ACAAGATACCCTACGCTGGAGAACCCAGAGTCGCTGAGGAAGAGTGCAGATGACTTTTTGACACAGGCAACCATGACAGACGCAGGGCTGCTGTTTCCTCCCTCTCAGATCGCCCTGACAGCTATCCTGAACAGCGCTTCAAGAGCCGGTCTCAACATGGAGAG CTACGTGACTGAATGCTTGGgactgaaagaggacaaagaggCTCTGTCAAAGATGTACGAGGCGATGAGAC ggaTGAAAACCCTCCTAAAGAAGTATGAGCTTCCCAAACCAGAGGAGGTGAATGTTTACAAACAGAGGTTGGAGAAGATCCATGCTGAGTTTGGAAATCCAAGCAA CAAACGAAAGCGAGGATATCAGGAAGATGGCCATGTTGCAAAAGAACCACGTTTGACAGAAGAG GAATGGACTGATGAAGACCTGATATGA